A genomic window from Pseudonocardia broussonetiae includes:
- the rplR gene encoding 50S ribosomal protein L18 codes for MADTISAAAKKRTASQVSSKRRVSRTRRHARLRKKVSGSPERPRLAVNRSARHIVVQLIDDLAGRTLASASTMEADVRALDGDKKARAAKVGELVAARAREAGVTAVVFDRGGYGYHGRIAALADAAREGGLEF; via the coding sequence ATGGCCGACACGATTTCCGCGGCCGCCAAGAAGCGGACCGCCTCCCAGGTGTCCAGCAAGCGCCGCGTCTCGCGCACCCGCCGGCACGCCCGGCTGCGCAAGAAGGTCAGCGGCAGCCCCGAGCGCCCGCGCCTCGCGGTCAACCGCAGCGCACGGCACATCGTCGTCCAGCTCATCGACGACCTCGCCGGCCGCACGCTGGCCTCGGCGTCCACGATGGAGGCCGACGTCCGCGCGCTCGACGGCGACAAGAAGGCCCGCGCGGCCAAGGTCGGCGAGCTCGTGGCCGCCCGCGCCCGCGAGGCCGGCGTCACGGCCGTCGTGTTCGACCGCGGTGGCTACGGCTACCACGGCCGGATCGCGGCCCTGGCCGACGCCGCCCGCGAGGG
- the rplF gene encoding 50S ribosomal protein L6, whose protein sequence is MSRIGKLPITVPSGVDVSIDGRTVTVKGPKGTLSHTVIEPITIERDDTGAVVVKRPDEERKSKAYHGLSRTLVNNLFVGVTAGYEKKLEIHGVGYRVALKGNTLEFALGFSHPVVIPAPEGITFAVETPTRFSVSGIDKQLVGEVAANIRKLRKPDPYKGKGVRYAGEVIRRKVGKTGK, encoded by the coding sequence ATGTCCCGAATCGGGAAGCTGCCCATCACCGTGCCCTCCGGCGTGGACGTCAGCATCGACGGCCGCACGGTGACGGTGAAGGGGCCCAAGGGCACTCTGTCGCACACCGTGATCGAGCCGATCACGATCGAGCGCGACGACACGGGTGCCGTCGTCGTCAAGCGCCCGGACGAGGAGCGCAAGAGCAAGGCCTACCACGGCCTCTCGCGCACCCTCGTGAACAACCTCTTCGTCGGCGTCACCGCCGGCTACGAGAAGAAGCTGGAGATCCACGGCGTCGGTTACCGCGTGGCGCTCAAGGGCAACACGCTGGAGTTCGCGCTCGGGTTCAGCCACCCGGTCGTCATCCCGGCGCCCGAGGGCATCACCTTCGCGGTCGAGACCCCCACGCGGTTCTCGGTCTCCGGCATCGACAAGCAGCTGGTCGGCGAGGTCGCCGCCAATATCCGCAAGCTGCGCAAGCCCGACCCGTACAAGGGCAAGGGCGTGCGCTACGCCGGCGAGGTCATCCGCCGCAAGGTCGGGAAGACGGGTAAGTAA